From Macaca mulatta isolate MMU2019108-1 chromosome 3, T2T-MMU8v2.0, whole genome shotgun sequence, the proteins below share one genomic window:
- the DBNL gene encoding drebrin-like protein isoform X1 codes for MAANLSRNGPALQEAYVRVVTEKSPTDWALFTYEGNSNDIRVAGTGEGGLEEMVEELNSGKVMYAFCRVKDPNSGLPKFVLINWTGEGVNDVRKGACASHVSTMANFLKGAHVTINARAEEDVEPECIMEKVAKASGANYSFHKESGRFQDAGPQAPVGSVYQKTNAVSEIKRVGKDSFWAKAEKEEENRRLEEKRRAEEAQRQLEQERRERELREAARREQRYQEQRGEASPQSRTWEEQQQEVVSRNRDEQGSTCASLQESAMHPREIFKQKERAMSTTSVSSPQPGKLRSPFLQKQLTQPETHFGREPAATVSRPRTDLPGEEPAPSTPPCLLQAEEEAVYEGPPEQETFYEEPPLVQQQGAGSEHIDYHIQGQGLSGQGLCARALYDYQAADDTEISFDPENLITGIEVIDEGWWRGYGPDGHFGMFPANYVELIE; via the exons GGCTCTCTTTACCTATGAAGGCAACAGCAACGACATCCGTGTGGCTGGCACAGGGG AGGGTGGCCTGGAGGAGATGGTGGAGGAGCTCAACAGCGGGAAGGTGATGTATGCCTTCTGCAGAGTGAAGGACCCCAACTCCGGACTGCCCAAATTTGTCCTCATCAACTGG ACAGGCGAGGGTGTGAACGATGTGCGGAAGGGAGCCTGCGCCAGCCACGTCAGCACCATGGCCAACTTCCTGAAG GGGGCCCACGTGACCATCAATGCACGGGCCGAGGAGGATGTGGAGCCTGAGTGCATCATGGAGAAGGTGGCCAAGGCTTCAGGTGCCAACTACAGCTTTCACAAGGAGAGTGGCCGCTTCCAGGACGCGGGGCCCCAGGCCCCAGTG GGCTCTGTGTACCAGAAGACCAATGCTGTGTCTGAGATTAAAAGGGTTGGTAAAGACAGCTTCTGGGCCAAAGCAGAG aaggaggaggagaaccGTCGGCTGGAGGAAAAGCGGCGGGCTGAGGAGGCGCAGCGGCAGCTGGAGCAGGAGCGCCGGGAGCGTGAGCTGCGTGAGGCTGCGCGCCGGGAGCAGCGCTATCAGGAGCAGCGTGGCGAGGCCAGCCCCCAGAG CAGGACGTGGGAGGAGCAGCAGCAAGAAGTGGTTTCAAGGAACCGAGATGAGCAG GGGTCAACATGTGCTTCCCTCCAGGAGTCTGCCATGCACCCGAGGGAGATTTTCAAGCAGAAGGAGAGGGCCATGTCCACCACCTCCGTCTCCAGTCCTCAGCCGG GCAAGCTGAGGAGCCCCTTCCTGCAGAAGCAGCTCACCCAACCAGAGACCCACTTTGGCAGAGAGCCAGCTGCCACTGTCTCAAGGCCTAGGACAG ATCTCCCTGGTGAGGAGCCGGCGCCCAGCACTCCTCCATGTCTGCTGCAGGCAGAAGAGGAGGCTGTGTATGAGGGACCCCCGGAGCAGGAGACCTTCTACGAGGAGCCCCCACTG GTGCAGCAGCAAGGTGCCGGCTCTGAGCACATTGATTACCACATTCAGGGCCAGGGGCTCAGTGGGCAAGGGCTCTGTGCCCGTGCCCTGTACGACTACCAGGCAG CCGACGACACAGAGATCTCCTTTGACCCCGAGAACCTCATCACAGGCATCGAGGTGATCGACGAAGGCTGGTGGCGTGGCTATGGGCCGGATGGCCATTTTGGCATGTTCCCTGCCAACTACGTGGAGCTCATTGAGTGA